A stretch of Acidimicrobiales bacterium DNA encodes these proteins:
- the thrC gene encoding threonine synthase, whose protein sequence is MIDYHSSRGKAPVLPFGDVLLTGLANDGGLYLPSAWPPLPGAPADTYAELAAQVMQPFVEGSIAADDFAGMVADAYATFDHPDVCPLVRLDEHHHLLELFHGPTLAFKDVALQLVGRLFDHELERRQERVMIVGATSGDTGSAAMEAVRHSDHVDIVILFPEGRTSEVQRRQMTTIGEPNVHAVAIEGTFDDCQDLVKAMFADEAFRSRNRLSAVNSINWARVMAQIVYYVWAAQRLGRRDTPTTFCVPTGNFGNVFAGHVAAAMGLPVERFLVASNRNDILTRLIDTGEMVADDVVPTLSPSMDIQISSNLERLLVELFDGNGAATAELLNAFREYGRASLTAAQHERLRAEFAGARLDDDETLAVIAQVHRDHGLLIDPHTAVGIGAAERLRRDGETVVTLATAHPAKFPDAVEAATGVRPELPPRLAPILERDEAFAVLPNDLAVVQDFVDGARR, encoded by the coding sequence ATGATCGACTACCACAGCTCCCGCGGGAAGGCGCCGGTCCTGCCGTTCGGCGATGTGCTCCTGACGGGACTGGCGAACGACGGCGGCCTCTACCTGCCGTCCGCCTGGCCGCCGCTTCCCGGCGCGCCGGCGGACACCTACGCCGAACTCGCGGCCCAGGTGATGCAGCCCTTCGTCGAGGGCTCGATCGCCGCCGATGACTTCGCGGGGATGGTGGCCGACGCCTACGCCACCTTCGATCACCCGGACGTCTGCCCGCTCGTGCGACTCGACGAGCACCACCACCTGCTCGAGCTGTTCCACGGGCCCACGCTCGCGTTCAAGGACGTGGCGTTGCAGCTCGTCGGCCGGCTCTTCGACCACGAGCTCGAACGTCGCCAGGAGCGGGTGATGATCGTCGGCGCCACCTCCGGCGACACCGGTTCCGCCGCCATGGAGGCCGTGCGGCACAGCGACCATGTGGACATCGTGATCCTCTTTCCCGAAGGACGCACCAGCGAGGTGCAGCGTCGCCAGATGACGACGATCGGGGAGCCGAACGTGCACGCGGTGGCGATCGAGGGCACCTTCGACGACTGTCAGGATCTCGTGAAGGCGATGTTCGCCGACGAGGCCTTCCGCAGCCGCAACCGCCTTTCCGCGGTCAACTCGATCAACTGGGCCCGGGTCATGGCCCAGATCGTCTACTACGTGTGGGCGGCGCAGCGCCTCGGTCGTCGCGACACCCCGACCACCTTCTGCGTGCCGACCGGCAACTTCGGCAACGTCTTCGCCGGTCACGTCGCCGCGGCGATGGGTCTTCCCGTCGAGCGCTTCCTCGTCGCGAGCAACCGCAACGACATCCTGACCCGACTCATCGACACCGGCGAGATGGTGGCCGACGACGTCGTGCCGACGCTCTCGCCGAGCATGGACATCCAGATCTCGTCCAACCTCGAGCGCCTGCTCGTCGAACTGTTCGACGGCAACGGCGCGGCCACCGCCGAGCTGCTCAATGCGTTCCGGGAGTACGGCCGGGCGTCGCTCACTGCCGCTCAGCACGAGCGGCTCCGCGCCGAGTTCGCCGGGGCCCGGCTGGACGATGACGAGACGCTCGCGGTGATCGCTCAGGTCCATCGCGACCACGGTCTGCTGATCGACCCGCACACGGCGGTCGGCATCGGTGCGGCCGAACGACTGCGCCGCGACGGCGAGACGGTGGTGACCCTCGCCACGGCGCACCCCGCGAAGTTTCCCGACGCCGTCGAGGCGGCGACGGGGGTCCGGCCCGAGCTTCCACCCCGACTCGCGCCGATCCTCGAGCGCGACGAGGCGTTCGCGGTGCTCCCGAACGATCTCGCCGTCGTCCAGGACTTCGTGGACGGCGCTCGGCGCTGA
- a CDS encoding PqqD family protein — MAVSSHHTVGRGDVLWRATLDGVLIRVPGADEVVQLGGTGAAVWAELATPRTFGDLCAALAESHDAAAARIALDLQPVIADLVERAVVRVDG; from the coding sequence ATGGCGGTCTCCTCGCACCACACTGTCGGCCGGGGGGACGTGCTGTGGCGGGCGACACTCGACGGCGTGCTCATCCGCGTGCCCGGAGCCGACGAGGTCGTGCAGTTGGGAGGCACCGGGGCCGCGGTGTGGGCCGAGCTCGCGACGCCGCGGACGTTCGGCGATCTGTGCGCGGCGCTCGCCGAATCCCACGACGCCGCTGCGGCGCGGATCGCCCTCGATCTCCAGCCGGTGATCGCCGATCTGGTCGAGCGTGCGGTGGTGCGGGTCGATGGTTGA
- a CDS encoding arginine--tRNA ligase, with amino-acid sequence MDVRDSLRTALREALDVAGVDPVPTEITLERPANPEHGDWSSNVALATAKAAGRNPRELGQQLVDHLTADPPTHVTAVEIAGPGFVNFRLGDSWLHEVLEDVVAAGTDGFAIADVGAGTAVNIEYVSANPTGPLHAGHARWAAYGDALSRLFARCGYEVHREFYVNDRGVQTQLFGASLVARAAGEPLPEDGYRGEYVAEWAEEMPGAADPVAWGIERAQADQRQVLQSMNVEFDLWASERGFVASGAMERAIDELRAAGFVYEQDGATWLRTSDFGDEKDRVLFKSDGEATYFVPDIAYHHDKYRRGDLVIDILGADHHGYTRRMSAAMQMLGHPADSYEVLIGQNVTLVRDGEEVRLSKRAGTMIEARDLVELAGADVARLTFLLQSIDTTQTIDIDVLVAESNENPVYYVQYANARVHSLARQAKERGITRLPLADVDLSVLTHPRELALLRSLSELPDVVVRATEHRAPHQVTGWARECAAALHGFWHDCPILRDDVEEPVRQARMWLVEATRIGLGVGLDLLGVSAPESM; translated from the coding sequence ATGGACGTTCGCGATTCGCTCCGCACCGCTCTGCGGGAGGCGCTGGACGTCGCCGGGGTCGACCCGGTGCCGACCGAGATCACGCTCGAGCGACCGGCCAATCCCGAGCACGGTGACTGGTCGTCCAACGTCGCCCTCGCCACCGCGAAGGCCGCGGGCCGCAACCCCCGCGAACTCGGCCAGCAGCTGGTCGACCACCTCACCGCCGATCCGCCCACCCACGTCACGGCCGTGGAGATCGCGGGGCCCGGCTTCGTGAACTTCCGCCTCGGCGACTCGTGGCTCCACGAGGTGCTGGAGGACGTCGTCGCCGCTGGGACCGACGGCTTCGCGATCGCGGACGTCGGCGCGGGCACGGCGGTGAACATCGAGTACGTCTCGGCCAACCCCACCGGGCCGTTGCACGCCGGCCACGCGCGCTGGGCGGCCTATGGCGATGCCCTGAGCCGCCTCTTCGCCCGCTGTGGCTATGAGGTCCACCGCGAGTTCTACGTCAACGACCGCGGCGTGCAGACGCAGCTCTTCGGCGCGTCGCTCGTCGCTCGCGCGGCGGGCGAGCCGCTGCCCGAGGACGGGTACCGGGGCGAGTACGTCGCGGAGTGGGCGGAGGAGATGCCGGGCGCCGCGGACCCGGTGGCGTGGGGAATCGAACGGGCCCAGGCCGACCAGCGTCAGGTGCTCCAGTCGATGAACGTCGAGTTCGATCTGTGGGCCTCCGAGCGGGGCTTCGTCGCCTCCGGGGCCATGGAACGGGCGATCGACGAGCTGCGGGCCGCAGGCTTCGTCTACGAGCAGGACGGTGCCACCTGGCTGCGCACGTCCGATTTCGGCGACGAGAAGGACCGGGTGCTGTTCAAGTCCGATGGCGAAGCCACCTACTTCGTCCCCGACATCGCCTACCACCACGACAAGTACCGACGCGGGGACCTGGTGATCGACATCCTCGGTGCCGACCACCACGGGTACACCCGACGGATGAGCGCGGCGATGCAGATGCTGGGCCATCCGGCGGACAGCTACGAGGTGCTGATCGGCCAGAACGTCACCCTCGTGCGCGACGGGGAGGAGGTCCGCCTGTCCAAGCGGGCCGGCACGATGATCGAGGCGCGGGACCTCGTGGAGCTCGCGGGCGCCGACGTCGCCCGTCTCACCTTCCTGCTCCAGTCGATCGACACCACCCAGACGATCGACATCGACGTGCTCGTCGCCGAGTCCAACGAGAACCCCGTGTACTACGTGCAGTACGCGAACGCCCGCGTGCACTCGCTCGCCCGGCAGGCCAAGGAGCGGGGCATCACCCGACTCCCGCTCGCCGATGTCGATCTGTCCGTGCTCACCCACCCGCGCGAACTGGCCCTGTTGCGCTCGCTCTCCGAGCTGCCCGATGTCGTCGTCCGAGCCACGGAGCACCGGGCGCCCCACCAGGTCACGGGCTGGGCCCGCGAGTGCGCCGCCGCCCTCCACGGCTTCTGGCACGACTGCCCGATCCTGCGCGACGACGTCGAGGAGCCGGTCCGACAAGCCCGTATGTGGCTGGTCGAGGCCACCCGCATCGGGCTGGGTGTCGGGCTCGATCTGCTCGGCGTGAGCGCGCCGGAATCGATGTAG
- a CDS encoding homoserine dehydrogenase translates to MNPSSGRPDDVTPIRLGLLGCGTVGSALARLLTERHAEIADRRGVDLSIRRVAVRDLTKARDVDIDPAAFTDDAGAVVEADDVDLVVELIGGVDLPRDLVARALAAGKPVVTGNKALLATHGPELYALADENGVDLLFEAAVAGGIPLMRPLRESLIGEPVTRVMGIINGTTNYILTRMSEAGVAYADALAEAQSLGYAEADPTADVEGHDAGAKAAIIATIVFGRAVLADDVHHEGITRLTTDDIATAARLGFAVKMIAVVDADTAGAEPAIAVRVHPALVPLDHPLASVRDSFNAVFIEGDAVGDLMLYGRGAGGAPTASAVLGDVIDAATNLVTGTAARIGSLPRATIRPLDELSSAFYLRMAVADEPGVLAQVADVFGRKHVSIKSMEQQGLGAEARVIFITHISQEAAVRATLDELRELPAVRDIAAVIRVVGTDD, encoded by the coding sequence GTGAACCCATCCTCCGGCCGCCCCGACGACGTGACCCCGATCCGACTCGGATTGCTGGGATGCGGCACGGTCGGGAGCGCGCTCGCCCGGCTGCTCACGGAGCGCCACGCCGAGATCGCCGATCGACGCGGGGTGGACCTGTCGATCCGTCGCGTCGCGGTCCGCGACCTCACCAAGGCCCGCGACGTCGACATCGACCCGGCCGCGTTCACCGATGATGCCGGTGCGGTCGTCGAGGCCGATGACGTCGACCTCGTCGTGGAGCTGATCGGCGGCGTCGATCTACCGCGCGACCTCGTCGCCCGAGCCCTGGCCGCGGGCAAGCCGGTCGTCACCGGGAACAAGGCGTTGCTGGCCACCCACGGTCCGGAGCTCTACGCCCTGGCCGACGAGAACGGTGTCGATCTGCTCTTCGAGGCGGCCGTGGCCGGCGGCATCCCCCTGATGCGCCCGCTGCGCGAGTCGCTGATCGGGGAACCGGTGACCCGGGTGATGGGGATCATCAACGGCACCACGAACTACATCCTCACCCGCATGTCCGAAGCAGGGGTCGCCTACGCGGACGCGCTCGCGGAGGCCCAGTCCCTCGGCTACGCCGAGGCCGACCCGACGGCGGACGTCGAGGGTCATGATGCGGGGGCGAAGGCCGCGATCATCGCCACGATCGTCTTCGGCCGCGCCGTGCTCGCCGACGATGTGCACCACGAGGGCATCACCCGGCTCACGACGGACGACATCGCCACCGCCGCCCGACTCGGGTTCGCGGTGAAGATGATCGCCGTCGTGGACGCCGACACCGCGGGAGCGGAACCGGCGATCGCCGTGCGCGTCCATCCCGCGCTCGTGCCGCTCGACCACCCCCTCGCGTCCGTGCGTGACAGCTTCAACGCCGTGTTCATCGAGGGCGATGCCGTCGGCGATCTCATGCTCTACGGCCGCGGTGCGGGCGGCGCGCCCACGGCCAGTGCGGTGCTCGGTGATGTCATCGATGCCGCGACGAACCTCGTCACCGGCACCGCGGCGCGGATCGGCAGCCTGCCCCGCGCCACGATCCGCCCGCTCGACGAGCTGTCGTCCGCGTTCTATCTCCGCATGGCGGTCGCCGACGAGCCCGGGGTGCTCGCCCAGGTCGCCGACGTGTTCGGTCGCAAGCACGTGTCCATCAAGTCGATGGAGCAACAGGGGCTCGGCGCCGAGGCGCGGGTGATCTTCATCACCCACATCTCCCAGGAAGCGGCGGTGCGGGCCACGCTCGACGAATTGCGCGAGCTCCCGGCGGTGCGCGACATCGCCGCCGTGATCCGCGTCGTCGGCACCGACGACTGA
- the lysA gene encoding diaminopimelate decarboxylase — MQPFPFRLLPDSSEIVDGRLHIGGCDVIDLAAEFGTPVFIYDEQQLRDRCREAVAVFGDGVAYATKAFLCGAMAKLAHEEGMHLDVATGGELHVALTAGVPADRIVLHGNNKSMRELRMAIDAGVGRIVVDSFDELDRLDLLHAETGTAPKVLLRLTPGVKAETHDYIATGHDDSKFGFTVSTGLAASAIERARASDAVELVGVHAHIGSQVFVVSSFAKAAAVIAEAAAPYGLPEMSVGGGLGVPYVADERAPTITEWGTAVLEACRNAGVTAQISAEPGRSIAAAAAITLYEVGTVKKLDGIRTYVSVDGGMSDNPRPVLYGSGYEAFLPRAVDADRPATVTIVGKHCESGDVLVRDATVPADLVVGDILGTAVTGAYGHSMGSNYNKVLRPPVVFARDGDARLVVRRETYDDLTRLDV, encoded by the coding sequence GTGCAGCCTTTCCCGTTCCGCCTGCTCCCCGATTCCTCGGAGATCGTCGACGGTCGACTCCACATCGGCGGCTGCGACGTCATCGACCTCGCCGCCGAGTTCGGCACGCCGGTCTTCATCTACGACGAGCAACAGCTCCGCGATCGTTGTCGCGAGGCGGTGGCGGTGTTCGGCGACGGCGTCGCCTATGCCACGAAGGCGTTCCTGTGTGGCGCGATGGCGAAGCTCGCCCACGAGGAGGGCATGCACCTCGATGTCGCCACGGGCGGCGAGCTCCATGTCGCGCTGACCGCAGGCGTTCCCGCCGACCGGATCGTCCTGCACGGCAACAACAAGTCGATGCGCGAGCTGCGCATGGCGATCGATGCCGGGGTCGGGAGGATCGTCGTCGACTCGTTCGACGAGCTCGATCGGCTCGATCTGCTCCACGCGGAGACGGGGACGGCGCCGAAGGTGCTGCTGCGTCTCACGCCGGGCGTGAAGGCGGAGACCCACGACTACATCGCCACCGGGCACGACGACTCGAAGTTCGGCTTCACGGTGTCGACGGGCCTCGCCGCGTCGGCGATCGAACGGGCCCGCGCGAGTGACGCCGTCGAGCTGGTCGGCGTCCACGCCCACATCGGCAGCCAGGTCTTCGTCGTCTCGTCCTTCGCCAAGGCGGCCGCCGTCATCGCCGAAGCGGCGGCGCCCTACGGGCTCCCGGAGATGTCGGTCGGCGGCGGGCTGGGCGTGCCCTATGTCGCCGACGAGCGGGCGCCCACGATCACCGAGTGGGGCACGGCCGTGCTGGAGGCGTGCCGCAACGCGGGGGTCACGGCCCAGATCTCGGCCGAACCCGGTCGCTCGATCGCGGCAGCCGCGGCGATCACGCTCTACGAGGTCGGCACCGTGAAGAAGCTGGACGGCATCCGCACCTACGTGTCCGTCGACGGCGGCATGAGCGACAACCCCCGCCCGGTGCTCTACGGCTCGGGGTACGAGGCGTTCCTGCCCCGCGCGGTTGACGCCGATCGCCCCGCGACCGTCACGATCGTCGGGAAGCACTGCGAGTCGGGCGACGTCCTCGTGCGCGACGCGACGGTCCCGGCCGACCTCGTCGTCGGTGACATCCTGGGGACCGCGGTCACCGGGGCCTACGGTCACTCCATGGGGTCCAACTACAACAAGGTGCTGCGGCCGCCGGTCGTGTTCGCCCGCGACGGCGACGCCCGGCTGGTGGTGCGCCGAGAGACCTACGACGACCTGACCCGCCTCGACGTCTGA
- a CDS encoding nucleotidyltransferase family protein produces MVDEPWLGRLAGYGLAGAPPLGEMSSTIDEALGAVRSHKLIGVLAAAVADETLRVDEDDRARIARAHDAAMRESLLLEEMLLRAIAVLDDAGVDHRVLKGAALAHLVHPDPCERSFGDNDILLRPADVDRGVTALVDAGAIRPVPPLSASFDRRFAKSVTLRWHGPTELDVHRTLAAGPYGHLVVLPDLVGEPVVFELAGTALRTLPPLLHLVHGAIHVALGDVEPRLGNVRDLALLAARPDIDVDAVVTRATAWGCAAPVALGLQATRALGHDRSAIESWADAYVIDATDRRRLAAYADRSGRFRRQALASWRELSWAERPAFARALLVPSAANRAARGRAGRRRPARRRSG; encoded by the coding sequence ATGGTTGACGAGCCGTGGCTCGGCCGGTTGGCGGGCTACGGCCTTGCCGGCGCGCCCCCGCTCGGCGAGATGAGCTCGACGATCGACGAGGCGCTCGGTGCGGTCCGAAGCCACAAGCTGATCGGCGTGCTGGCGGCCGCGGTGGCCGACGAGACACTTCGGGTCGACGAGGACGACCGGGCTCGGATCGCACGGGCTCACGACGCGGCCATGCGGGAGTCGCTGTTGTTGGAGGAGATGTTGCTGCGGGCGATTGCGGTGCTCGACGATGCCGGGGTCGACCATCGAGTTCTCAAGGGCGCGGCCCTCGCCCATCTGGTCCATCCCGACCCGTGCGAACGCAGCTTCGGCGACAACGACATCCTGCTCCGGCCCGCCGACGTCGACCGGGGTGTCACTGCGCTGGTGGACGCAGGGGCGATCCGGCCCGTGCCGCCCCTGTCCGCATCCTTCGATCGCCGTTTCGCCAAGTCCGTCACCCTGCGTTGGCACGGTCCGACGGAGTTGGACGTGCACCGCACGCTCGCCGCGGGCCCCTACGGCCATCTGGTCGTTCTCCCGGACCTCGTCGGCGAACCGGTCGTGTTCGAGCTCGCCGGCACCGCGCTTCGCACCTTGCCGCCGCTGCTGCACCTGGTCCACGGCGCCATCCACGTCGCCCTGGGTGACGTGGAGCCGCGGCTCGGCAACGTGCGCGATCTCGCACTGCTGGCGGCGCGCCCCGACATCGATGTCGACGCGGTGGTCACGCGGGCGACCGCGTGGGGCTGCGCCGCCCCGGTCGCACTCGGGTTGCAGGCCACCCGCGCCCTCGGCCACGACCGCTCGGCGATCGAGTCCTGGGCCGACGCCTACGTCATCGACGCCACCGATCGCCGCCGTCTGGCCGCCTACGCGGACCGGTCCGGGCGCTTCCGCCGCCAGGCCCTCGCCTCGTGGCGTGAGCTCAGCTGGGCCGAGCGTCCGGCGTTCGCCCGCGCCCTGCTCGTACCCAGCGCCGCCAACCGCGCGGCACGGGGCCGGGCGGGTCGACGCCGCCCGGCGCGCCGCCGATCGGGCTGA